One segment of Alnus glutinosa chromosome 2, dhAlnGlut1.1, whole genome shotgun sequence DNA contains the following:
- the LOC133859158 gene encoding triacylglycerol lipase SDP1-like yields the protein MDISSEANVDFFPIGPSTVIGRTIAFRVLFCKSMSHLRHQIFHAVWHLIFRFKDIFIPMISWLHPRNPKGILAMVTVIAFLLKRYTNVKLRAEMAYRRSFWGNMMRSALTYEEWAHAAKMLDKETPKMDECDLYDEELVRDKLKELRHRRREGSLRDIIFCMRADLIRNLGNMCNPELHKGRLQMPKLIKEYIIEVSTQLRMVCDWDSKELSLEEKLAFVNETRYAFGRTALLLSGGASLGAFHVGVVRTLVENKLLPRIVAGSSVGSIMCAVVATRSWPELQIFFEDSLHSLQFFDQMGGIFTVVKRVMTRGAVHEIRQLQMMLRNLTSNLTFQEAYDMTGRVLGITVCSPRKHEPPRCLNYLTSPHVVIWSAVTASCAFPGLFEAQELMAKDRSGEIVPYHPPFNFDPEEDPGTHVRRWRDGSLEIDLPMIQLKELFNVNHFIVSQANPHIAPLLRLKKLVRAYGGNFAAKLAHLTEMEVKHRFNQMLELGFPLRGVTKLFAQDWEGDVTIVMPATLSQYLKLIQNPTYVDLQKAANQGRRCTWEKLSAIKANCGIELALDECVAVLNHMHRLKRSAERAASSSHGLANTAKFSASKRIPSWNCIAREVSVGSIEEDFLTDVASSFHQEVSASTRGQHSGKNLRSHGSDSETENVDFDSWTRSGGPLMRTISADKYIESIQNVGTDANNQFCHSPKVTSPDKSSESTEIGYGFSADGSSIIVTEGDLLQTERIHNGIVFNVVKKESLTRSTRSLDMESFNNDVPECLQLDCPENEIDASSTSDHGDDNVTVTSCLNGPDPDPTFMDHSGIDDGINH from the exons ATGGATATTAGTAGTGAAGccaatgttgatttttttccaATTGGACCTTCAACCGTTATTGGGAGGACAATTGCTTTCAGAGTTTTATTCTGCAAGTCAATGTCACATTTAAGGCATCAAATATTTCATGCGGTGTGGCATCTCATCTTCAGATTTAAGGACATTTTCATACCCATGATATCATGGTTGCATCCGAGAAACCCAAAAGGGATATTGGCAATGGTGACTGTAATTGCCTTTTTGTTGAAACGGTACACAAATGTAAAGCTGAGGGCTGAAATGGCTTATAGGAGGAGTTTTTGGGGAAATATGATGAGAAGTGCATTAACCTATGAGGAGTGGGCTCATGCTGCTAAGATGCTTGATAAAGAGACCCCAAAGATGGACGAATGTGACCTATATGATGAAGAACTGGTTAGGGACAAGCTTAAAGAGCTCCGCCACAGACGCCGGGAGGGATCACTGAGGGATATTATCTTTTGCATGCGAGCTGATCTTATCAGAAATCTTGGTAATATGTGCAATCCTGAGCTTCACAAGGGTAGGCTTCAAATGCCCAAACTCATAAAGGAATATATCATAGAGGTCTCAACTCAGTTAAGAATGGTTTGTGATTGGGATTCAAAGGAGCTATCGTTAGAAGAGAAGCTTGCTTTTGTAAATGAAACAAGATATGCCTTTGGGAGGACAGCATTGCTTTTAAGTGGGGGTGCCTCTCTTGGAGCTTTTCATGTTGGTGTGGTTAGAACACTGGTAGAGAATAAGCTTTTGCCCAGGATAGTTGCTGGTTCTAGTGTAGGATCCATTATGTGCGCTGTGGTTGCCACTAGGTCTTGGCCTGAgctgcaaattttttttgaagattcttTGCACTCGTTGCAGTTTTTTGATCAGATGGGTGGGATTTTCACAGTCGTGAAGAGAGTAATGACACGAGGGGCTGTGCATGAGATCAGGCAGTTGCAGATGATGTTAAGGAATCTAACTAGTAACCTTACATTCCAAGAAGCTTATGATATGACAGGCAGAGTTCTTGGGATAACAGTTTGCTCCCCAAGGAAACATGAGCCGCCTAGATGCCTCAATTACTTGACTTCACCTCATGTTGTAATATGGAGTGCAGTGACTGCTTCTTGTGCCTTTCCTGGCCTCTTTGAGGCTCAGGAACTGATGGCTAAGGACAGAAGTGGAGAGATTGTTCCTTACCATCCACCATTTAATTTTGATCCTGAGGAGGACCCTGGCACACATGTGCGTCGGTGGAGGGATGGTAGCTTGGAGATTGATTTACCTATGATACAATTAAAAGAGCTGTTTAATGTGAATCATTTTATTGTCAGTCAGGCAAATCCTCACATTGCACCACTATTGAGGCTGAAGAAATTGGTGAGAGCTTATGGAGGCAACTTTGCTGCCAAG CTTGCCCATCTTACCGAGATGGAGGTGAAACATAGATTCAACCAGATGTTGGAACTTGGTTTTCCTCTGAGGGGAGTTACCAAGCTGTTTGCTCAAGATTGGGAGGGTGATGTCACCATTGTTATGCCTGCTACGCTTTCTCAG TACTTGAAACTTATACAAAACCCAACTTATGTCGATCTTCAAAAGGCAGCAAACCAAGGGAGGAGGTGCACTTGGGAGAAGCTTTCGGCCATAAAAGCGAACTGCGGCATTGAGCTTGCTCTTGATGAGTGCGTTGCTGTTCTCAACCACATGCACAGACTGAAAAGGAGTGCTGAGAGAgctgcttcttcttctcatgGCCTAGCCAACACAGCCAAATTCAGTGCCTCAAAAAGAATTCCTTCTTGGAACTGCATTGCACGAGAGGTTTCAGTAGGCTCCATTGAAGAAGACTTCCTCACTGATGTTGCTTCCTCGTTCCATCAAGAAGTTAGTGCATCCACAAGAGGACAACATTCTGGCAAAAATTTGCGAAGCCATGGAAGTGATAGTGAAACCGAAAACGTTGATTTCGATTCGTGGACAAGATCAGGCGGGCCCTTGATGAGGACTATTTCAGCTGACAAGTatattgaatctatccaaaatgTGGGCACTGATGCTAACAATCAATTTTGCCATAGTCCAAAGGTGACATCACCAGATAAAAGTTCAGAAAGCACTGAGATTGGATATGGATTTTCTGCAGATGGTTCCAGCATAATAGTAACTGAAGGTGATCTCCTCCAAACTGAAAGAATCCATAATGGGATTGTGTTCAATGTTGTGAAGAAAGAATCCTTAACGAGGTCAACTAGGAGTCTTGATATGGAAAGTTTCAACAATGATGTTCCTGAATGTCTGCAACTTGACTGTCCAGAAAATGAGATCGATGCTAGCTCTACATCTGACCATGGTGATGATAACGTCACTGTGACAAGTTGCCTTAACGGACCAGATCCAGATCCCACCTTCATGGATCATTCTGGCATAGATGATGGCATCAATCACTGA
- the LOC133860809 gene encoding uncharacterized protein LOC133860809 — MSFLAGRLAGKEGAYFFQESKHAVSRHALKIATQKPSSLPGPGPSSNAVQQEAQADVLPEVLRHSLPPKIYYQPSDSSSLSTTSKWVLHSDPSKGSSLSSEAFNPLRAYLSLPQVTFGPKRWQLPQTEHSVSASTANELRQDRHAPINPEKLKAAAEGLKQIGKAFAVGTVIVFGGATLLFGLAVSKLELRTSDDIRTKGRDLAEPKLEMIKEQLVPLKTWADNMTKKWHLEREENIKEKPIIKELSKIWGAKTSN; from the exons ATGAGTTTTCTTGCGGGAAGATTAGCAGGAAAAGAGGGTGCATATTTTTTCCAGGAATCCAAACACGCCGTAAGCCGACATGCCCTGAAAATCGCAACCCAGAAACCTTCTTCTCTGCCTGGTCCTGGTCCTTCTTCCAACGCGGTTCAGCAAGAAGCCCAAGCGGACGTGCTTCCCGAGGTGCTGAGGCACTCTCTGCCCCCCAAGATTTATTACCAGCCGTCCGATTCTTCGTCCCTATCCACCACCTCCAAGTGGGTTCTTCATTCGGATCCGAGCAAAGGGTCTTCTTTGTCTTCCGAGGCTTTCAACCCGCTAAGGGCTTATCTGTCTCTGCCTCAGGTCACCTTTGGCCCCAAAAG GTGGCAACTGCCCCAAACAGAACACTCTGTTTCGGCCTCAACAGCAAATGAATTGCGTCAAGACAGGCATGCTCCCATTAATCCTGAAAAGTTGAAGGCTGCAGCTGAAGGGCTTAAACAAA TTGGGAAGGCATTTGCTGTTGGTACTGTAATTGTATTTGGCGGTGCCACCTTGTTATTTGGACTGGCAGTCTCAAAGCTAGAGCTGCGCACT aGTGATGACATTCGAACCAAAGGAAGAGACCTGGCAGAGCCGAAACTCGAGATGATTAAGGAGCAACTGGTTCCCTTGAAAACCTGG GCTGATAATATGACAAAGAAATGGCACTTGGAAAGGGAGGAAAATATTAAAGAGAAGCCTATCATAAAAGAGCTTTCCAAAATTTGGGGTGCAAAGACATccaattga